In one window of Chryseobacterium viscerum DNA:
- a CDS encoding DUF3060 domain-containing protein, with translation MKNIKTAGILAFLLFGTGTAFSQSRKVESVKGVEKTESNKVVHVEGVGHTLNYALSGGVVEVEGGDNTLTVKGSAKKITVSGTGNKVYIDKVDKISMEGGGNIVFYRTSGTKSGKPDVSIEGVGNKVVKQ, from the coding sequence ATGAAAAATATTAAAACTGCTGGAATTCTGGCTTTCCTTTTATTCGGAACAGGAACAGCTTTTTCACAATCCAGAAAAGTAGAATCTGTAAAAGGAGTAGAAAAAACAGAAAGTAATAAAGTCGTACATGTAGAAGGTGTAGGTCATACACTCAATTATGCCCTTAGTGGAGGCGTTGTTGAGGTAGAAGGTGGTGATAATACATTAACAGTCAAAGGAAGTGCAAAAAAAATTACTGTTTCGGGGACTGGTAATAAAGTATACATCGACAAAGTGGATAAAATATCCATGGAAGGAGGCGGCAATATAGTCTTCTACCGAACTTCCGGAACAAAATCAGGAAAACCTGATGTCTCTATTGAAGGGGTAGGAAACAAAGTTGTAAAACAATAA
- a CDS encoding barstar family protein, which yields MFGFALDTGNDPEIITLIDQVKNIEGSNPIAYKKIRLVNVHNISNLISAIENASKIYQNNGFICKLEPQNNIISSTFITSIKISKSKKNIILTGFAWTSPKGYQKALDMKLNNEINEKNIWKSFRKDELQGWLVYALHSQNPEINRQNINIQIDGNEFHSLDGFFCTLGEEIHGILGYFGRNLYALYDCLHGDFGVESISELNWINHKRSKTILKTKFTQIVEIFEDHNVKVLLN from the coding sequence ATGTTTGGATTTGCATTAGATACTGGAAATGATCCTGAAATCATTACATTAATAGATCAGGTAAAGAATATTGAAGGATCTAATCCTATTGCTTATAAAAAAATTAGGCTGGTGAATGTTCATAACATTTCCAACCTGATTTCTGCTATAGAAAATGCCTCTAAAATTTACCAGAATAATGGTTTTATTTGTAAACTTGAGCCACAAAACAATATTATATCAAGTACTTTTATCACCAGCATTAAAATAAGTAAGTCCAAAAAAAATATTATTCTAACCGGTTTTGCGTGGACAAGTCCAAAAGGGTATCAAAAAGCTCTGGATATGAAACTCAATAATGAAATTAATGAAAAGAATATCTGGAAAAGTTTCAGAAAAGATGAACTACAGGGATGGCTTGTTTATGCTTTACATTCTCAGAATCCTGAAATAAACAGGCAAAACATCAACATTCAGATCGATGGAAATGAATTTCACAGCTTAGATGGTTTTTTTTGCACTCTGGGAGAAGAAATTCACGGAATTCTGGGATACTTCGGACGTAATCTATATGCATTGTATGATTGTCTCCATGGAGATTTCGGAGTAGAATCCATTTCAGAACTCAACTGGATCAATCATAAAAGAAGTAAAACAATACTGAAAACAAAATTTACCCAGATCGTTGAGATTTTTGAAGATCACAATGTCAAAGTTCTGCTGAACTAA
- a CDS encoding NifU family protein — METNITHEDTVTRVMEALESIRPFLNKDGGDIELIDVKDNQVFVKLLGNCSGCSLNFSTLKLGVENTIKQHAPEIEKVINVE, encoded by the coding sequence ATGGAAACAAACATAACGCACGAAGATACAGTAACAAGAGTAATGGAAGCTCTGGAAAGCATCAGACCGTTTTTGAATAAAGACGGTGGTGATATTGAGCTTATTGATGTGAAAGATAATCAGGTGTTTGTGAAACTTTTGGGTAACTGTTCCGGATGTTCGTTGAATTTTTCAACCCTGAAACTAGGTGTTGAAAATACCATCAAACAACATGCACCGGAAATCGAAAAGGTAATCAACGTAGAGTAA
- a CDS encoding Mrp/NBP35 family ATP-binding protein → MLTKEKVQDFLKEIEVDDLVNNLQIMGDDVYIDMTAHSPAMHEKKKLEAAMKQAFASEFGENVHLKLKIVSPEPSEIQQSQIKGKQIPGIQNIIAIASGKGGVGKSTVSANMAVTLAKMGFKVGLLDADIYGPSVPTMFDTEGQKPISVEVNGKNLMKPIENYGVKMLSIGYFSGANQAVVWRGPMASKALNQMIRDAAWGELDFLLIDLPPGTGDIHLSIIQEVPVTGAVIVSTPQHVALADVRKGIAMFQMESINIPVLGLIENMAYFTPEELPENKYYIFGNQGAQYLAEDLGIPVLGEIPLIQSIREAGDVGRPAALQEGSKIADIYTETARKMVESLVERNKSLPPTEAVKISTMAGCSPKAK, encoded by the coding sequence ATGTTGACGAAAGAAAAGGTTCAGGATTTCCTTAAAGAAATAGAAGTAGACGATTTGGTGAATAATCTTCAGATTATGGGTGATGATGTTTATATTGACATGACTGCTCATTCGCCTGCAATGCACGAAAAGAAAAAACTGGAGGCTGCAATGAAACAGGCTTTTGCCAGTGAGTTTGGAGAAAACGTTCATTTAAAACTTAAAATCGTTTCTCCGGAGCCTAGTGAAATTCAGCAAAGTCAGATCAAAGGAAAACAAATTCCGGGAATTCAAAATATTATTGCTATTGCTTCCGGTAAAGGAGGAGTAGGAAAATCTACGGTTTCTGCAAATATGGCAGTAACGTTAGCTAAAATGGGCTTTAAAGTAGGATTATTAGATGCTGATATCTATGGTCCTTCAGTTCCTACCATGTTTGATACAGAGGGGCAAAAGCCAATTTCTGTGGAAGTGAATGGTAAGAATCTTATGAAACCTATCGAGAACTATGGGGTAAAAATGCTTTCAATAGGATACTTCTCAGGAGCTAATCAGGCTGTAGTATGGAGAGGCCCGATGGCTTCAAAAGCTTTGAACCAGATGATCAGAGATGCTGCATGGGGAGAACTGGATTTCTTATTGATAGACCTTCCTCCGGGAACGGGTGACATTCACTTGTCTATCATTCAGGAAGTACCTGTAACAGGTGCGGTGATTGTAAGTACACCTCAGCATGTTGCATTGGCAGATGTAAGAAAGGGTATTGCAATGTTCCAGATGGAAAGTATCAATATTCCTGTTCTTGGATTAATAGAAAATATGGCATATTTTACACCGGAAGAACTTCCTGAAAATAAATATTATATCTTTGGAAACCAGGGAGCACAATATTTAGCTGAAGATCTTGGAATTCCTGTATTAGGAGAAATTCCATTAATCCAAAGCATCAGAGAAGCAGGAGATGTAGGAAGACCAGCCGCGCTTCAGGAAGGATCAAAAATTGCAGATATCTACACAGAAACGGCAAGAAAAATGGTGGAGAGTTTAGTGGAAAGAAACAAAAGTCTTCCTCCTACTGAAGCGGTAAAGATTTCAACAATGGCAGGATGCTCACCAAAAGCAAAATAA